From Brevibacillus marinus, a single genomic window includes:
- the atpB gene encoding F0F1 ATP synthase subunit A, translating to MGHYSLRFEWLGMVFDIPTMIMIVVTSLIVFLLILGLTRNMTAGVPGKAQNFMEWVIEFVKGIAMNFMDEKTAVRFVPLGLTLFLYILIGNQLGVILNVNTAHYEVSETMMEYLTVSGTEEQEQAKREEIEHELAEGHPIHVAWWKSPTATTSVTFTLALFVLLYAHYLGLKQGPGKYLKHYFEPNPGIFPIHVLEEFVIKPLTLPLRLFGNIFAGEVLIVFLLSAGILASPALAVWLGYSVFVGAIQAFIFTTLTMVYISQKVSHH from the coding sequence ATGGGGCATTATTCGCTGCGATTTGAGTGGCTGGGGATGGTGTTTGACATTCCGACCATGATCATGATCGTCGTGACATCCCTGATTGTGTTCCTGCTCATCCTGGGTCTGACGCGCAACATGACGGCCGGCGTGCCGGGCAAAGCGCAGAACTTCATGGAATGGGTCATTGAGTTCGTCAAAGGCATTGCGATGAACTTCATGGATGAAAAAACCGCAGTACGGTTTGTTCCGCTTGGCCTGACGCTTTTCCTCTACATTCTGATCGGGAACCAGTTGGGTGTCATCCTCAACGTCAACACGGCTCACTATGAGGTGAGCGAGACGATGATGGAGTACCTGACCGTCTCCGGCACGGAGGAACAGGAACAGGCCAAACGGGAAGAGATTGAGCATGAGCTGGCAGAAGGTCATCCGATTCACGTCGCTTGGTGGAAATCGCCTACGGCCACGACCAGTGTCACTTTTACTCTGGCGCTCTTCGTCTTGCTATACGCGCATTACCTGGGGTTGAAGCAAGGGCCCGGCAAGTACCTGAAGCACTACTTTGAACCGAATCCCGGAATTTTCCCGATTCACGTGCTGGAGGAGTTTGTCATTAAACCGCTTACACTGCCGCTTCGTCTTTTCGGTAACATCTTTGCGGGTGAGGTGCTGATCGTCTTCCTGCTGTCTGCGGGCATCCTCGCTTCCCCTGCGCTGGCGGTGTGGCTGGGTTATTCCGTGTTTGTCGGTGCTATCCAGGCGTTTATCTTTACGACGCTGACGATGGTATACATCTCGCAAAAAGTGAGCCATCACTAA
- a CDS encoding phosphodiester glycosidase family protein, which produces MRTRLQRLLSLLVVFALAWGTIAPTAGLAAAGQANPGPLIEQWSSPIGEGTTLYKYTKAYGGKQAIVYVTKVDLHNQYVEVKPVYGTGGLLTERQNVTQMAIESGAIAAINADFFDMSKRGAPFGIVLKDRELISSMGHISYWYSLGITGDKQARIEQFGFTGRVTAENGASFPLRGVNKEKYNPSEGYSHLDQLNLYTPAFGRTSLGKVENYQNVVEVVFRDGVAVEVRIDQAGAAIPANGFVLWGQGAAANFLLQNVPVGSRVTVDYQTTPANIDWTQAVGGHVLLVDQGKALTSFRTDEYVKGINAHTAVGVSQDGKTLYMVVVEENANSRGVSLQELAQILVELGAWRAVNFDGGGSTTLAARRLFDTQATLINQPKGGAQRRVPTGLAVFNTAPPGTLANFQIDGPSEVLLGQQVAFTTKAYDNHYLPYTVKPGEIRWDVQAADAGTFEGNVFTAKKAGSLTIQATAGGLTKTKQIYVLTGRDVAKLRVVPESINVALGQTIPLQVQVITKRGQTIAAAPGSVKASVSSPLATVDGQLRLTAGSTPGQTTLTVSYDGVSTTVPVNIGELELPWLTFDNLSNPYHSGHPASLNNAGSFTLTGESEPLFRTKKAARLQYNFAGAPKDDVRIAYGRLGSEAVAIPGKPFGMGLWVYGDGSGHWLRAEVLDAKGSLHYVDLAEKVDWTGWRQVKGYFPANAAYPLKLRSIYLVNKPEGTDSRPEQGTVYFDEASLLYPYDPKQQVSGREVNPAAPGTLSLGKELDLQYSLQPQAAYLEKARIGVQSTVGRQLPGYVPADYSFSLEPVTYKQGQSDQLAQQPVTVKLKPKEWLKRKGVGLLYVNQQTGTLDALVGQMQPDGSWVYQLNAYGTYIPYYLEIPADLPFMDIVYHPARAEITAMFNKGYVKGLTADAFGPEEALTRAQYVTLLARVYGWKLPEKPSSRFKDAIPAYAQGAVEVAVAKGLVKGYPDGTFRPNQPVTRAEAAVILDRLIGGGAAAPVQLADQNSWPSWAAAAIRNVVGQKLIDPIRDKFEPNKPATRAVYVVALYRLLHGQ; this is translated from the coding sequence GTGAGAACAAGACTGCAAAGACTGCTGTCACTCCTTGTCGTCTTCGCATTGGCCTGGGGGACGATTGCGCCAACGGCTGGTTTGGCTGCTGCCGGGCAAGCGAATCCGGGACCACTGATCGAGCAGTGGAGTTCTCCCATCGGTGAGGGGACGACGCTGTACAAGTACACGAAGGCGTACGGCGGCAAACAAGCGATTGTGTATGTGACCAAAGTGGATTTACACAACCAGTACGTCGAAGTCAAGCCCGTATACGGTACAGGCGGATTGTTGACAGAGAGGCAGAACGTGACGCAAATGGCGATTGAGAGCGGCGCGATCGCGGCGATCAACGCCGACTTTTTTGACATGAGCAAGCGCGGGGCGCCGTTTGGCATCGTGCTGAAGGACCGTGAGCTGATCTCCTCGATGGGACACATCAGCTACTGGTACAGCCTCGGCATCACCGGGGACAAGCAAGCCAGAATCGAGCAGTTTGGTTTTACCGGCAGGGTGACGGCCGAGAACGGCGCCAGCTTTCCGCTGCGCGGGGTGAACAAAGAGAAGTACAACCCCAGCGAAGGATACAGCCACCTGGACCAATTAAACCTGTACACGCCTGCGTTTGGCCGGACAAGCCTGGGCAAGGTGGAAAACTATCAGAATGTGGTAGAGGTGGTCTTTCGCGATGGCGTCGCTGTCGAAGTGCGCATCGACCAAGCGGGTGCGGCGATTCCCGCTAACGGATTCGTGCTCTGGGGACAGGGAGCGGCGGCCAACTTTCTGTTGCAAAACGTTCCCGTCGGCTCGCGTGTGACAGTAGACTACCAGACCACCCCCGCCAACATCGACTGGACGCAGGCCGTAGGCGGACACGTGCTGCTGGTCGACCAGGGAAAAGCGCTGACCAGTTTCCGCACCGATGAGTACGTCAAAGGGATCAATGCCCATACGGCGGTCGGCGTATCCCAGGACGGCAAAACGCTGTACATGGTCGTCGTCGAAGAAAATGCCAACAGCCGCGGCGTCAGTTTGCAGGAGCTGGCCCAGATTCTCGTCGAGTTGGGGGCATGGCGTGCGGTCAACTTTGACGGCGGCGGATCGACCACGCTGGCCGCCCGTCGGCTGTTTGACACACAGGCAACGCTGATCAACCAGCCCAAGGGCGGTGCGCAGCGCCGCGTGCCGACCGGTTTGGCCGTATTCAACACAGCCCCGCCAGGAACACTGGCCAACTTCCAGATCGACGGACCGTCGGAAGTGCTGCTCGGCCAGCAGGTGGCGTTCACGACCAAAGCGTATGACAACCATTACCTGCCGTACACAGTCAAGCCTGGAGAGATCCGGTGGGACGTGCAGGCGGCGGATGCAGGCACCTTTGAGGGAAACGTCTTTACGGCGAAAAAAGCGGGAAGCCTGACGATCCAAGCTACCGCAGGCGGCCTGACCAAAACCAAGCAGATTTACGTGCTTACCGGCCGGGACGTGGCCAAACTGCGCGTCGTGCCAGAGTCGATCAACGTCGCGCTGGGGCAGACGATTCCGCTGCAGGTGCAGGTGATCACCAAGCGGGGACAAACGATTGCCGCTGCACCAGGCAGCGTCAAGGCATCCGTTTCGTCACCGCTGGCAACGGTCGATGGCCAGCTGCGCCTGACCGCCGGCAGCACACCTGGCCAGACTACCCTGACCGTTTCCTACGACGGCGTTTCCACGACGGTGCCGGTCAACATCGGCGAGCTGGAGCTGCCGTGGCTGACCTTTGATAACCTGAGCAACCCGTACCACAGCGGGCACCCCGCTTCGCTGAACAACGCCGGATCGTTTACGCTCACAGGGGAGAGTGAACCGCTGTTCCGCACCAAAAAGGCCGCCCGACTGCAGTACAACTTTGCCGGCGCGCCCAAAGACGACGTTCGCATCGCGTACGGACGCCTGGGCTCCGAAGCGGTTGCCATTCCCGGCAAGCCATTCGGCATGGGCTTGTGGGTGTACGGGGACGGCAGCGGTCACTGGCTGCGCGCGGAGGTGCTGGATGCCAAGGGAAGCCTGCATTATGTCGACCTGGCGGAAAAAGTGGACTGGACAGGGTGGCGCCAGGTAAAAGGGTACTTCCCCGCGAACGCCGCGTACCCGCTCAAGCTGCGCAGCATCTACCTGGTCAACAAACCGGAAGGGACCGATAGCCGCCCCGAGCAGGGAACGGTCTACTTTGACGAGGCATCGCTTCTCTATCCCTACGATCCCAAGCAGCAGGTGAGCGGGCGCGAGGTCAATCCCGCTGCGCCTGGTACGCTTTCCTTGGGCAAAGAACTGGATCTGCAATACTCGCTGCAACCGCAGGCGGCATACCTGGAAAAGGCGCGGATCGGTGTGCAGTCCACAGTGGGACGGCAGCTGCCGGGGTACGTGCCGGCGGACTACTCCTTCAGCCTGGAACCGGTCACCTATAAGCAGGGGCAGAGCGACCAGCTTGCGCAGCAGCCGGTGACGGTCAAGCTGAAACCGAAGGAGTGGCTGAAGCGTAAGGGGGTCGGCCTGCTCTACGTCAATCAACAGACGGGGACACTCGACGCGCTGGTAGGTCAGATGCAACCGGACGGAAGCTGGGTATATCAGTTGAATGCTTACGGCACCTACATTCCGTACTATCTGGAGATTCCCGCGGATCTGCCGTTTATGGACATCGTTTACCATCCGGCCCGAGCAGAAATCACCGCGATGTTCAACAAGGGGTACGTCAAGGGATTGACCGCGGATGCGTTCGGTCCGGAGGAAGCACTCACCCGGGCGCAGTACGTCACGCTGCTGGCCCGCGTGTACGGTTGGAAACTGCCGGAGAAGCCGTCCTCGCGCTTCAAGGACGCGATTCCCGCCTATGCGCAGGGAGCGGTTGAGGTCGCTGTGGCGAAAGGGCTGGTCAAAGGGTATCCGGACGGCACGTTTCGGCCCAATCAGCCGGTGACCCGGGCGGAGGCCGCGGTCATCCTCGATCGGCTGATCGGGGGAGGGGCGGCCGCGCCCGTCCAACTCGCCGACCAGAACAGCTGGCCAAGTTGGGCGGCCGCTGCCATCCGCAATGTCGTGGGCCAAAAGCTGATCGACCCGATTCGCGACAAGTTTGAGCCGAACAAACCGGCCACCCGCGCCGTATATGTTGTCGCGCTGTATCGGCTGCTGCACGGACAATAA
- a CDS encoding LysE/ArgO family amino acid transporter encodes MLTAFIHGFLLAFGLILPLGVQNVFVFNQGATQPRLTRALPAVLTAALCDMLLILLAVLGISLIVLKLAWVKTLLYGAGVVFLLYMGWAIWKSSAGGEQTERPEPLPPGKQVAFALSVSLFNPHAILDTIGVIGTSSLKYDFPEKWAFAASCILVSLLWFCGLAISGRLLGRLDQSGRWLRWLNRLSAVIIWGMAAYLGRQLVA; translated from the coding sequence GTGCTTACCGCATTTATTCACGGTTTTCTGCTGGCGTTTGGCCTGATTCTGCCGCTTGGCGTGCAAAATGTCTTTGTTTTTAACCAAGGTGCGACACAGCCGCGGCTGACCCGCGCCCTGCCGGCCGTGCTGACCGCCGCGCTCTGCGATATGCTGCTGATTTTGCTGGCCGTGTTGGGCATCTCGCTGATCGTGCTGAAGCTGGCCTGGGTGAAGACGCTCCTGTATGGCGCGGGAGTCGTGTTTCTGCTGTACATGGGCTGGGCCATCTGGAAATCTTCCGCCGGCGGCGAACAAACGGAACGGCCGGAACCGCTGCCGCCAGGCAAGCAGGTAGCTTTCGCCCTGTCCGTTTCGCTGTTCAATCCGCACGCCATCCTGGATACGATCGGCGTGATCGGCACCAGCTCGCTGAAGTACGACTTCCCGGAAAAATGGGCGTTTGCCGCCTCCTGCATCCTTGTCTCCCTGCTCTGGTTCTGCGGTTTGGCGATCAGCGGCCGCCTGCTTGGCCGCCTTGACCAGTCCGGTCGCTGGCTGCGCTGGCTCAACCGCCTGTCAGCGGTGATCATCTGGGGGATGGCCGCTTACCTGGGGCGGCAGCTGGTAGCGTGA
- a CDS encoding AtpZ/AtpI family protein has product MPKPRLDNPWQAIALVSVIGVDLAICVLAGFWVGRYLDRWLQTDPWLMLLGMLAGLAAGVYSVYLLIRSYL; this is encoded by the coding sequence TTGCCGAAACCGAGACTGGACAACCCGTGGCAGGCGATTGCCTTGGTGAGTGTAATCGGTGTGGACCTGGCGATTTGCGTACTGGCCGGCTTCTGGGTTGGCCGCTATCTGGATCGCTGGCTGCAGACAGATCCGTGGCTGATGCTGCTGGGAATGCTGGCGGGCTTGGCCGCGGGCGTATACAGCGTGTACTTGCTCATTCGCTCATACTTATAG
- the wecB gene encoding non-hydrolyzing UDP-N-acetylglucosamine 2-epimerase codes for MERIKVMTVFGTRPEAIKMAPLVHELKRYPELIEPLVCVTAQHRQMLDQVLAIFGIEPDIDLNIMQERQTLADVTLRALDRLYRVIRETRPDIVLVHGDTTTTFAASLAAFYNQVAIGHVEAGLRTGDKYAPFPEEMNRQLTGVMADLHFAPTAGAAENLRRENKPEDSIYITGNTAIDALKTTVRDDYQHPVLERIADKKMVLMTAHRRENLGEPMRRIFRAVRRLVDKWEEIAVVYPVHLNPAVQETAREVLAGHPRIHLIDPLDALDFHNFARRAYFIMTDSGGVQEEAPSLGVPVLVLRDTTERPEGIEAGTLRLAGTDEERVYQLADQLLRDRAAYEAMAKAVNPYGDGEASRRIVEAILYHYGRRPFPPAPFQPGAERIRTS; via the coding sequence ATGGAACGAATCAAAGTGATGACCGTATTTGGCACCCGACCGGAAGCGATCAAGATGGCGCCGCTGGTCCATGAACTGAAGCGGTATCCGGAGCTGATCGAACCGCTGGTCTGCGTCACGGCGCAGCACCGGCAGATGCTGGATCAGGTGCTGGCGATCTTCGGGATTGAACCGGACATCGACCTCAACATCATGCAGGAACGGCAGACGCTGGCCGATGTGACGCTGCGCGCCTTGGACAGGCTGTATCGCGTGATCCGGGAAACGCGGCCGGATATCGTGCTGGTGCACGGCGACACGACCACCACGTTCGCAGCCAGTCTGGCCGCTTTTTACAATCAGGTGGCGATCGGGCACGTGGAAGCGGGACTGCGCACCGGGGACAAGTACGCGCCGTTTCCGGAAGAGATGAATCGGCAGCTGACCGGCGTCATGGCCGATCTCCATTTCGCCCCGACTGCGGGGGCCGCTGAAAATTTGCGCCGGGAAAACAAGCCGGAAGATTCGATCTACATTACGGGGAATACGGCCATTGATGCGTTGAAGACCACGGTGCGCGATGACTATCAGCATCCTGTGCTGGAGCGGATCGCGGACAAGAAAATGGTGCTGATGACGGCCCATCGGCGGGAAAACCTGGGGGAACCGATGCGCCGCATCTTTCGCGCGGTGCGGCGGCTGGTCGACAAGTGGGAGGAGATTGCCGTCGTCTACCCGGTCCACCTCAACCCGGCGGTGCAGGAAACGGCACGCGAAGTGCTCGCCGGCCACCCGCGCATCCACCTGATCGATCCGTTGGATGCGCTCGATTTTCACAATTTTGCCCGCCGCGCCTACTTCATCATGACCGATTCGGGGGGCGTACAGGAGGAGGCGCCTTCGCTTGGCGTTCCCGTGCTTGTGCTGCGGGATACGACCGAGCGGCCGGAGGGAATCGAGGCCGGGACGCTCCGTCTGGCCGGCACCGACGAAGAGCGGGTCTACCAGTTGGCCGACCAATTGCTGCGTGACCGGGCCGCTTACGAAGCGATGGCGAAAGCGGTCAACCCCTATGGTGACGGGGAAGCTTCCCGCCGGATCGTGGAAGCGATCCTGTACCATTACGGCAGGCGGCCGTTCCCTCCCGCTCCCTTTCAACCGGGAGCGGAGCGGATCCGAACCTCATGA
- the atpF gene encoding F0F1 ATP synthase subunit B — protein sequence MLDLGAISFEAGTMLFQLIVFLVLMFLVIKFALKPAMSVMEKRRQHIANEIETAERNRQEAEALLAEQRRLLDEARLEAKAIIDRVTKQANDEAARIVEEAKATAERMKADASAELAREVEKAKAELRDQMAGLSVLLASKIIEKELDEAAQKASIEQFLKQVGDRL from the coding sequence ATGCTCGATTTAGGAGCGATTTCGTTTGAAGCGGGGACGATGCTGTTTCAACTGATCGTCTTTCTCGTGCTCATGTTTCTCGTTATCAAGTTTGCGCTGAAACCGGCGATGTCCGTGATGGAAAAGCGCCGTCAGCACATCGCAAATGAAATCGAGACGGCAGAGCGGAACCGCCAAGAAGCGGAAGCGCTGCTTGCGGAACAGCGCCGTCTGTTGGATGAAGCCCGCCTGGAGGCGAAAGCGATTATCGATCGCGTAACCAAGCAAGCGAACGATGAAGCCGCCCGCATTGTCGAGGAGGCAAAAGCGACCGCCGAGCGGATGAAAGCGGATGCGAGCGCGGAGTTGGCCCGCGAAGTGGAAAAAGCGAAAGCGGAACTGCGCGACCAAATGGCCGGCTTGTCGGTGCTGCTCGCATCCAAGATCATCGAAAAAGAACTGGATGAGGCCGCGCAAAAGGCAAGCATTGAACAATTCTTGAAACAAGTAGGGGATCGCTTATGA
- the atpE gene encoding F0F1 ATP synthase subunit C, which produces MESLALAIGVIFGLAALGAAIGNSVVISRTIEGVARQPEARGSLMGLMFLGLGLVEAVPIIAVAVGFLLYTNL; this is translated from the coding sequence ATGGAAAGTTTGGCATTGGCAATTGGCGTTATCTTCGGGCTGGCTGCGCTGGGTGCAGCAATCGGTAACTCTGTCGTTATTTCCCGCACCATCGAAGGTGTGGCTCGTCAACCGGAAGCGCGCGGTTCGCTGATGGGTCTGATGTTCCTCGGTCTCGGTCTCGTCGAGGCTGTGCCGATCATCGCGGTAGCGGTAGGTTTCCTGCTCTACACCAATCTGTAA
- a CDS encoding ATP synthase subunit I, whose amino-acid sequence MQSFSSQMRMVFSIAFLSLALVAILWALLPAYRLFLQSLFLGMLGSTINGAVLFSKTWRVGRAAVDSRVRPRGTGMLQRFLVVGMALYSTVAFPQHFLLSGVLIGLFLIQLLTLLTFLIRSF is encoded by the coding sequence ATGCAATCATTTTCTTCGCAAATGCGCATGGTTTTTTCGATTGCCTTTCTCTCGCTCGCGCTGGTCGCGATTCTCTGGGCTCTGCTGCCTGCTTACCGCCTTTTTTTGCAGAGTTTGTTTCTCGGAATGCTCGGCAGCACGATCAACGGAGCGGTCTTGTTCAGCAAGACCTGGAGAGTTGGGCGGGCTGCGGTTGATTCGCGGGTCCGACCGCGAGGGACTGGCATGCTGCAGCGCTTTCTGGTTGTAGGGATGGCTCTCTACAGTACCGTTGCGTTTCCGCAGCACTTCCTGCTGTCTGGGGTTCTGATTGGTTTGTTTCTCATTCAGCTGCTCACTTTGCTTACGTTTCTCATCCGCTCCTTTTGA
- a CDS encoding PLP-dependent aminotransferase family protein, whose protein sequence is MATFRSDWQPDRSSPVPLYKQIIAYLQGKIRSGEWPAGSKIPSQRALAKAMGVNRSTVVTALEELIAEGWLEGKTGSGTVVTGSSWREQVTLPPDWNRYVRAGLYRPNLPTIQEINQAEFLPGIIRLGTGELSPELHPHQLMGEVLSRLHARIRSLGYEEPKGLLFLREQISRYVASLGIQASPGSILVVSGALQALQLISLGILQQGGTILLEKPSYLYSLRLFQSAGIRLAGVPLDAHGIRADCLAAGIKKHRAGLLYTIPSFHNPTGLVMSERRRAEVLRVCEAERLPVVEDDVYRELWLDEPLPAPLKARDRSGLVLYLGSLSKTLSPGLRIGWLIGPEPVIERLADIKMQTDYGASSLAQWAAAEWLASGFYQQHLERIRSGLRRRREILLEALRRDFSDLAEWTVPTGGFYIWLRLHSQVRMRELFDQARAAGLLLHPGNLYDRAATSCLRLSYAYAKETELSEALRLLSRLVRQHAAGQGE, encoded by the coding sequence GTGGCCACATTTCGTTCAGATTGGCAGCCGGACCGTTCATCACCCGTGCCGCTGTACAAACAGATCATCGCCTACCTGCAGGGGAAAATCCGCAGCGGTGAATGGCCGGCAGGCAGCAAGATTCCCAGTCAGCGGGCGCTGGCCAAGGCGATGGGCGTGAACCGCAGCACGGTGGTGACCGCGCTGGAGGAGTTGATTGCCGAGGGATGGTTGGAAGGGAAAACGGGCAGCGGGACGGTGGTGACGGGCAGCAGCTGGCGGGAACAGGTGACGCTGCCGCCGGATTGGAACCGCTACGTCCGGGCCGGTCTGTACCGCCCCAACCTGCCGACGATTCAGGAGATCAATCAAGCCGAATTCCTGCCGGGCATCATCCGCCTGGGCACCGGGGAACTGTCGCCGGAACTGCACCCTCATCAGCTGATGGGCGAGGTGCTTAGCCGTCTGCACGCGCGAATTCGCTCACTGGGATACGAAGAGCCGAAAGGGCTCTTGTTTTTACGCGAACAGATCAGCCGCTACGTCGCTTCCCTGGGGATCCAGGCCTCGCCTGGTTCCATCCTCGTCGTTTCGGGCGCGCTGCAGGCCTTGCAGCTGATCTCGCTGGGCATCTTGCAGCAGGGCGGGACGATTCTCTTGGAAAAGCCCTCCTATCTTTACTCGCTGCGATTGTTTCAGTCGGCCGGCATCCGCCTGGCGGGGGTGCCGCTTGATGCGCACGGGATCCGGGCGGATTGTCTGGCCGCGGGCATCAAGAAACACCGGGCGGGTCTTTTGTACACGATCCCCTCGTTTCACAATCCGACCGGACTGGTGATGAGCGAGCGGCGCCGCGCGGAAGTGCTGCGCGTCTGCGAAGCGGAAAGACTGCCGGTTGTGGAGGATGACGTATACCGCGAGCTGTGGCTGGACGAGCCGCTGCCGGCGCCGTTGAAAGCGCGCGACCGCAGCGGACTGGTCCTCTACCTGGGCAGCCTGTCCAAAACGCTGAGTCCCGGGCTGCGGATCGGCTGGCTGATTGGACCGGAGCCGGTCATTGAGCGGTTGGCCGACATCAAAATGCAGACCGATTACGGGGCCAGTTCGCTCGCGCAGTGGGCGGCTGCGGAATGGCTGGCCTCCGGTTTTTACCAGCAGCATCTGGAGCGGATCAGAAGCGGACTGCGCCGCCGCCGGGAGATTCTGCTGGAAGCGCTGCGGCGGGATTTTTCCGACTTGGCGGAGTGGACTGTGCCGACGGGCGGTTTTTACATCTGGTTGCGGCTGCATTCGCAGGTGCGGATGAGAGAGCTGTTCGATCAGGCGCGGGCAGCGGGACTGCTGCTTCATCCGGGGAATTTGTACGACCGCGCGGCAACCTCCTGTCTTCGCCTTTCCTACGCCTATGCGAAAGAAACGGAACTAAGCGAAGCGCTCCGGCTCTTGTCGCGGCTTGTGCGACAACACGCGGCCGGCCAAGGGGAGTAG
- the upp gene encoding uracil phosphoribosyltransferase encodes MSRVYVFDHPLIQHKLTFIRDKNTGTKEFRELVDEVATLMAYEITRDMPLEEVEIETPVARCQAKVIAGKKVGLIPILRAGLGMVEGILKLIPAAKVGHIGLYRDPQTLKPVEYYIKLPSDIAERELIVIDPMLATGGSASAALTALKQRGAKNLKLMCLIAAPEGIEVIQREHPDVDIYVAAVDQRLNDHGYIVPGLGDAGDRLYGTK; translated from the coding sequence ATGAGCCGAGTCTATGTGTTTGACCATCCATTGATTCAACATAAGCTGACCTTTATCCGCGACAAAAACACGGGCACCAAGGAATTCCGGGAATTGGTCGATGAAGTGGCGACCCTGATGGCCTATGAGATCACGCGCGACATGCCGTTAGAGGAAGTGGAAATCGAGACCCCGGTGGCCCGCTGCCAGGCCAAGGTGATTGCCGGCAAAAAAGTGGGCCTGATCCCGATCCTGCGCGCCGGCCTGGGCATGGTCGAAGGGATTCTCAAGCTGATCCCGGCGGCCAAAGTGGGGCATATCGGCTTGTATCGCGATCCGCAAACGCTGAAGCCGGTGGAATACTACATCAAGCTGCCGTCGGACATCGCGGAACGCGAGCTGATCGTGATTGATCCAATGCTGGCAACCGGCGGCTCCGCTTCAGCGGCCTTGACGGCGTTGAAACAGCGCGGTGCGAAAAATCTCAAGCTGATGTGCCTGATTGCGGCTCCGGAAGGCATCGAGGTGATTCAGCGGGAACATCCGGACGTCGATATTTACGTCGCCGCCGTCGATCAGCGCTTGAACGATCACGGCTACATCGTACCGGGTCTGGGCGATGCCGGTGATCGCCTGTATGGAACGAAGTAG
- a CDS encoding acetyl-CoA C-acetyltransferase gives MSNREVVIVSAVRTAIGKFQGSLASVSAPKLGAVVLEAALAKAGVAKEQVDEVIMGNVLQAGLGQNPARQAAIHAGLPQEVPAMTINKVCGSGLKAVHLAAQSILLGDADVVLAGGMENMSQAPYLLEGARDGYRMGDQKVVDSMIRDGLWCAFNDYHMGITAENLCDQYNLTREEQDEFAAWSQAKALRAIAEGRFKDEIVPVAVPQRKGEPVVFEVDENPREGITAESLAKLRPAFKADGRVTAGNASAINDGAAALLLMSGSKARELGLKPLARIVANASAGVDPRIMGIGPVPATRRALQKAGLTLEQIDLIEANEAFAAQSLAVGKELGFDRSKLNVNGGAIALGHPIGASGARVLVTLVHELQKREGAKYGLATLCIGGGLGVASIVEKL, from the coding sequence ATGAGCAACCGGGAAGTAGTGATTGTCAGCGCGGTGCGTACCGCAATCGGGAAGTTTCAAGGTTCGCTTGCGAGCGTAAGCGCTCCCAAACTTGGGGCGGTCGTATTGGAAGCAGCGCTTGCGAAGGCGGGCGTAGCGAAAGAACAGGTGGACGAAGTAATCATGGGCAACGTCCTGCAGGCCGGGCTGGGACAAAATCCGGCCAGACAGGCGGCGATTCACGCCGGGCTGCCGCAGGAAGTTCCGGCGATGACGATCAACAAAGTGTGCGGCTCGGGATTGAAAGCGGTTCATTTGGCAGCCCAGTCGATTCTCCTGGGCGACGCCGACGTGGTATTGGCTGGCGGAATGGAAAACATGAGTCAGGCGCCATATCTGCTGGAAGGCGCTCGCGACGGGTACCGCATGGGGGACCAAAAGGTGGTCGACTCGATGATCCGCGACGGGCTGTGGTGCGCTTTTAACGACTATCACATGGGGATTACCGCGGAAAACCTGTGTGACCAGTACAATCTGACGAGGGAGGAACAGGACGAGTTTGCCGCCTGGAGCCAGGCAAAGGCCCTGCGGGCAATTGCCGAAGGCCGGTTTAAGGACGAGATTGTGCCGGTTGCCGTGCCGCAGCGCAAAGGGGAACCGGTCGTCTTTGAAGTGGATGAAAACCCGCGCGAGGGAATTACGGCGGAATCGCTGGCCAAGCTGCGCCCCGCGTTTAAAGCAGACGGACGGGTGACGGCAGGCAATGCCTCCGCGATTAACGACGGGGCAGCCGCTCTGCTGCTGATGTCAGGAAGCAAGGCGCGAGAACTGGGCCTCAAGCCGCTGGCGCGGATTGTGGCCAATGCGAGCGCAGGCGTCGATCCCCGGATCATGGGGATCGGTCCGGTTCCAGCCACCCGGCGCGCTTTGCAAAAAGCGGGCCTCACGTTGGAGCAGATCGATCTGATCGAGGCCAATGAGGCGTTTGCCGCGCAATCGTTGGCCGTCGGCAAGGAGCTGGGCTTTGACCGCAGCAAGCTGAATGTGAACGGCGGCGCCATCGCATTGGGGCACCCGATCGGAGCGAGCGGCGCGAGAGTGTTGGTTACCCTTGTCCATGAATTGCAAAAACGCGAAGGGGCAAAATATGGATTAGCGACGCTTTGCATCGGCGGCGGTTTAGGCGTTGCCAGCATTGTCGAAAAGCTGTGA